In Rhea pennata isolate bPtePen1 chromosome 22, bPtePen1.pri, whole genome shotgun sequence, a single genomic region encodes these proteins:
- the WNT4 gene encoding protein Wnt-4: MCKRNLEVMDSVRRGAQLAIEECQYQFRNRRWNCSTLDTLPVFGKVVTQGTREAAFVYAISSAGVAFAVTRACSSGELDKCGCDRTVQGGSPQGFQWSGCSDNIAYGVAFSQSFVDVRERSKGASSNRALMNLHNNEAGRKAILNNMRVECKCHGVSGSCEFKTCWKAMPPFRKVGNVLKEKFDGATEVEQSEIGSTKVLVPKNSQFKPHTDEDLVYLDSSPDFCDHDLKNGVLGTSGRQCNKTSKAIDGCELMCCGRGFHTDEVEVVERCSCKFHWCCSVKCKPCHRVVEIHTCR, encoded by the exons ATGTGCAAGAGGAACCTGGAGGTGATGGACtcggtgcggcgcggcgcccaGCTGGCCATCGAGGAGTGCCAGTACCAGTTCCGCAACCGCCGCTGGAACTGCTCCACGCTGGACACGCTGCCCGTCTTCGGAAAGGTCGTGACGCAAG GGACACGGGAGGCAGCGTTCGTCTACGCCATCTCTTCGGCGGGGGTGGCCTTCGCAGTGACCCGAGCCTGCAGCAGCGGCGAGCTGGACAAGTGTGGATGTGACCGCACAGTGCAAGGGGGCAGCCCGCAGG GCTTCCAGTGGTCGGGCTGCTCTGATAACATCGCCTACGGCGTGGCCTTCTCACAGTCCTTCGTCGACGTCCGGGAGAGGAGCAAAGGGGCCTCTTCCAACAGAGCATTAATGAACCTCCATAACAACGAGGCGGGGAGGAAG GCGATCCTGAACAACATGCGGGTGGAGTGCAAGTGTCATGGCGTGTCGGGCTCGTGCGAGTTCAAGACGTGCTGGAAAGCCATGCCCCCCTTCCGCAAAGTGGGCAACGTGCTGAAGGAGAAATTTGATGGCGCCACAGAGGTCGAGCAGAGCGAAATCGGCTCCACCAAGGTGCTGGTGCCGAAAAACTCCCAGTTCAAACCGCACACGGACGAGGACCTCGTCTACCTGGACTCCAGTCCTGACTTCTGTGACCACGACCTCAAGAATGGGGTGCTGGGCACCAGTGGCCGGCAGTGCAACAAGACCTCCAAGGCCATTGATGGCTGCGAGCTCATGTGCTGTGGCAGGGGCTTTCATACGGACGAGGTGGAGGTGGTGGAAAGGTGCAGCTGCAAGTTTCACTGGTGCTGCTCCGTGAAGTGCAAACCCTGCCATCGGGTGGTGGAAATCCATACGTGCCGGTGA